The Streptococcus sanguinis genomic sequence AGACTAGTTTCTGCTTTTTTCATTAGAGTTTGTTTGATAAAAATGGTTTCTAGGTCTGGTCTTACTCCAGAGTTTGGGGTTCAAAGAAAGCTCGGTAAAGTGCACGAATGGCAGCTTTTTCTTGATTTTTTTCAACAACAAACATGATGGATACTTCGCTTGAACCTTGGGACATCATTTGAATGTTGATGTTGTTTTCCGAAAGAGCTTTGGTTGCAGTGGCTGTAACCCCGATATGACTCTTCATTTTTTCGCCGACAATCATGATAATGGAAAGATCGTGTTCAATTTCTGCATGATCAACCTCTGCTTTTTGAACAAGCTGACGAAGGATCTCTTCCTCTTTGATAGGAGTTAATTCGCGCTCGCGCAAGATAATAGAGAGGTCATCAATTCCTGTAGGCATGTGCTCCCAACCAATATTCAGGTCTTCGAGAATTTGAAGGACGCGTCTACCAAAGCCGATTTCTCTATTCATCAGGTACTTGGACATGTTAATGCTGACAAAGCCTGCATCTCCAGCAATTCCAACGACTGGTAGATGGTCCTTGCTGTGTTTATGGACAATTTGAGTACCTGGATGTTCTGGATTGTTGGTATTTTTAATAACCAGCGGGATTTTGCCGCGGTAAGCTGGAAGCAGAGCTTCATCATGGAGAACTGTAAAGCCAGCGTAGGCCAATTCACGCATTTCCCGATAGGTTAGCTCAGGAATGGAATGTGGTTTGTGAACGATGCCGGGATGGGCAGCAAAGATTCCGTCAACATCAGTAAAGTTTTCATAAACATCTGCTTTGACTCCCGCAGCAATGATAGAGCCGGTAATATCAGAACCTCCGCGAGAAAATGTACAGATTTGTCCATCTTGAGTTACACCAAAGAAACCAGGAATAACTAGAACTTCATCAGAATTGTTGAGTTCTTCAATCTTATCATAGCTAGAAGGGAGAATTCTTGCATTGCCAGGTTCACTGGAAACGACGAGTCCTGCTTCTCTCGGATGTACATAATTAGCTGGAACGCCATTTTGACTGAAATAAGCTGCAATTAATTTAGCGTTGTTGTTTTCTCCTGCTGCAAGGAAAGTATCATAAAGAAATGCATTATCTTCAATTGGCAAAGTTGCAAGGCTTGTGATGCTTTTGGAAATTTTCTCCAGAACTTTTGGCTTCAAACCTAATTCTGCAACCATATCTGCATAGCGATTAATAATCCACTGTTGGTTTGGTGTGACATCATTTCCTGCTATATACTCTCGGTAATATTTAATCAGAGCATCGGTTACTTTGATATCGTCATCATGGCGTTTTCCTGGCGCTGATACTACAACAAATCGACGTTCAGGGTCAGATTTGACAATATTCAAAACTTTTTCTAATTGAGTCGCAGAAGCCAGTGAACTTCCGCCAAATTTTACAACTTTCATAGATTCTCCTATCTTATTTTAAAAATTATAACAAAATTCTGAAAATTATTCAAACACTGTTTTTATACTATTTTTATCCATAATATTGCTTTTACACTTTAAATTTGAAGACCATCTAATTTTTCCCATTTTTTATTTCCTTTCTTTTATATTTTATGATAAAATATAAGTTGTTTATAATTTGAATATCAAATTATTTAAGAATAAAACAAAACGGCTGATTTGAAATCGGGTCGGGAATGGAGCTGAAATGACATTTAATGGAATTCTCTATCACGTAGCAGATGAGGTGGCAACGATTACTTTCAATCGTCCTGAAGTTTCAAATGGCTTTAATATTCCTATGTGTGAGGAAATTTTAGAGGCTATTGAACTTGCTGCTAAGGATGAGTCCGTCAAATTTTTAGTTATCAATGCAAATGGTAAGGTTTTTTCAGTGGGCGGGGATTTGGCTGAGATGCAGAGAGCTGTCAGTGATGATGATGTCCAATCCTTGGTGAAAATCGCAGAACTGGTGAACGATATTTCTTTTGCTATGAAACGTCTGCCTAAGCCGGTTATCATGAGTGTTGATGGCCCTGTTGCTGGTGCGGCTGCTAATATGGTCGTTGCAGCAGATTTCTGTATTGCCACTGAAAAATCCCGCTTCATTCAGGCCTTTGTTGGGGTTGGTCTGGCGCCAGATGCTGGCGGTCTTTACTTACTGACTCGTGCTATCGGGGTGACTCGTGCGACCCATCTGGTTATGACTGGGGAAGCTCTGACTGCAGAGAAAGCTCTGGATTACGGCTTGCTTTATAAAGTCTGTGAAGCAGAAAAGTTGGAAAAAACAACGGAACAGTTGCTGAAAAAGCTGAAACGTGGCTCTCTAAATTCTTACAGAGCAATGAAAGAAATGGTTTGGAAGAGTCTGTTCAGTGGCTGGTCTGAGTATGCAGAGCTAGAGTTGGAACTACAGAAATCGCTGGCTTTCACAGAAGATTTCAAAGAGGGAGTTCGGGCACACTCTGAGAAGCGTCGTCCAAATTTCACAGGTAAATAATATATTGGTTCAAGGTTGCTTAATTTGTAAGTTGTTTACGAAAATATTTGAAAATCAAATTAATTTTCAAAAAAGCTTGCAAATTACTTTTCTATCTGATAAAATTTGATTGTCAAAGTATTTTCTTAAGGAGGGTTGGTTTTGAATTTTCAGTTAGTAAATGATTACTTAACGTCTATTTTCAATAATGTCTTGGTTATTGAAGAATCGAGCCTAAGAAGCAGTCGCTTCAACGATGTCTCCATTAAGGAAATGCATACAATAGATGTCATTGGCACAACCCCAAATGCTACTCCAAGTGATATATCACGAGAATTGATGGTTACCTTGGGGACTGTTACGACTAGTTTGAATAATCTGGAGCGTAAGGGGTATATTGAGCGGCGTCGGTCGGAAGTTGATCGTCGTGTGGTGCATCTGAATTTGACAAAGAATGGGCGGCTTTTGTATCGTCTTCACAAGCGATTCCACAACCGCATGGTCATGCAGGTAGTGGATGGGATGAGTCCAGAAGAGAGACAAGTGATGCAAAAGGGCCTGCAAAATTTATATAGTTTCCTAGAGGATTTGAAATAATGAACTATGCTAAGATTAGCCAGGTGGCTCATTATGCTCCCCGTCAGGTTGTCAGCAATGATGATCTAGCCGAGATTATGGATACCAGTGATGAGTGGATTTCAAGTCGAACTGGGATTAAAAACCGCCATTTATCGTCAGATGAAACGACCAGTGATTTAGCTACAAAAGTAGCAGAGAATTTGCTGCAAAAGTCAGGAATTTCTGCTCAGGACCTGGACTTTATCATTGTTGCCACTATTACGCCGGATTCTTTAATGCCTTCAGCTGCTGCGAGAGTACAGGCAAACATTGGTGCTAAGAATGCCTTTGCCTTTGATTTGACGGCAGCCTGCAGTGGCTTTATCTTCGCCCTATCTACTGGGGAAAAGTTTATTTCTTCAGGCCGTTATCAAAAAGGTCTAGTCATAGGAAGTGAGACGCTCTCTAAGACGGTAGATTGGTCGGATCGTTCAACTGCGGTTCTCTTTGGAGATGGTGCTGGCGGTGTCCTGTTGGAAAGTGCTTCAGAACAGCATTTTTTGGCAGAAAGTCAGTTTACTGACGGATCTCGCGGAGATAGTCTGACCTGCGGAAAAATTGGTTTATCTTCACCTTTTTCAGAAAAAGGTGAGAATCAGCCTTATCTGACAATGGACGGCAGAGCTATTTTCGACTTTGCTATTCGTGATGTTGCTCGTTCTATCAAGGAAACCATTGAAAGCAGTCAGCTTTCAGCGGAAGATTTGGATTTTCTGTTGCTGCATCAGGCCAATATCCGTATTTTGGATAAAATGGCTAAGAAGCTTGGTGTTGCGCGGGAGAAACTTCCAGCCAATATG encodes the following:
- a CDS encoding aspartate kinase, whose product is MKVVKFGGSSLASATQLEKVLNIVKSDPERRFVVVSAPGKRHDDDIKVTDALIKYYREYIAGNDVTPNQQWIINRYADMVAELGLKPKVLEKISKSITSLATLPIEDNAFLYDTFLAAGENNNAKLIAAYFSQNGVPANYVHPREAGLVVSSEPGNARILPSSYDKIEELNNSDEVLVIPGFFGVTQDGQICTFSRGGSDITGSIIAAGVKADVYENFTDVDGIFAAHPGIVHKPHSIPELTYREMRELAYAGFTVLHDEALLPAYRGKIPLVIKNTNNPEHPGTQIVHKHSKDHLPVVGIAGDAGFVSINMSKYLMNREIGFGRRVLQILEDLNIGWEHMPTGIDDLSIILRERELTPIKEEEILRQLVQKAEVDHAEIEHDLSIIMIVGEKMKSHIGVTATATKALSENNINIQMMSQGSSEVSIMFVVEKNQEKAAIRALYRAFFEPQTLE
- a CDS encoding enoyl-CoA hydratase produces the protein MTFNGILYHVADEVATITFNRPEVSNGFNIPMCEEILEAIELAAKDESVKFLVINANGKVFSVGGDLAEMQRAVSDDDVQSLVKIAELVNDISFAMKRLPKPVIMSVDGPVAGAAANMVVAADFCIATEKSRFIQAFVGVGLAPDAGGLYLLTRAIGVTRATHLVMTGEALTAEKALDYGLLYKVCEAEKLEKTTEQLLKKLKRGSLNSYRAMKEMVWKSLFSGWSEYAELELELQKSLAFTEDFKEGVRAHSEKRRPNFTGK
- a CDS encoding MarR family winged helix-turn-helix transcriptional regulator, producing the protein MNFQLVNDYLTSIFNNVLVIEESSLRSSRFNDVSIKEMHTIDVIGTTPNATPSDISRELMVTLGTVTTSLNNLERKGYIERRRSEVDRRVVHLNLTKNGRLLYRLHKRFHNRMVMQVVDGMSPEERQVMQKGLQNLYSFLEDLK
- a CDS encoding beta-ketoacyl-ACP synthase III, coding for MNYAKISQVAHYAPRQVVSNDDLAEIMDTSDEWISSRTGIKNRHLSSDETTSDLATKVAENLLQKSGISAQDLDFIIVATITPDSLMPSAAARVQANIGAKNAFAFDLTAACSGFIFALSTGEKFISSGRYQKGLVIGSETLSKTVDWSDRSTAVLFGDGAGGVLLESASEQHFLAESQFTDGSRGDSLTCGKIGLSSPFSEKGENQPYLTMDGRAIFDFAIRDVARSIKETIESSQLSAEDLDFLLLHQANIRILDKMAKKLGVAREKLPANMMEYGNTSAASIPILLSECVEQGLIKLNGNQTILMSGFGGGLTWGTLIVTI